The genome window TTCAATGGAATGCAGACCGTGGAGGACAGAAGGACGCTGGCGCACtttcaacaaatctgatctaacaacTTGTTTTTTTGTCAAATCGGTCATGGttgatgtattgtaacaggcccacaatgtggttactaaaATTCGAGTTGGATATATTTTGCTGCGTAACATTTAgaagttgtcccttttcaggtttagaaaaAGTGATTGCTAAATGCTAATTCCCATTCGTACAAGCTGGTAGAATAGCTAGCATACATAAATCGATGGTGGTAGTCAAAGTAGTTTTTAACTATAAGGCAGTTGATTGAagatgacatgaacatgtatCGGGGCTGGCATACATTCAAGTATTATACTCagatttttacctcaacatagtgtgtaaatacacacaaacaatagcctaaatgtagaCACATTTTGGGGGcgatttgggatggagatgcaggtGGGAAAACAGCGCAGTCTTTTTACTTCATGCCATCTTGGCAGATCTATGTTAAGCACCGGGAAACAGACTCCAACATCTCAGAAGAGGTAAGGTCTTGTCTTTTCATTTAGCCAGTTGCTTGTAATTAGCTGGATGGCTATAGAGATTAGCCCTGAAATCACTACGAGTGGTGCGGTGCAGACCAATTTATTGCATGCCCATGACAGCTACCCGAAGCATGAATGCCTCCGACTTCTATGGAGGCTGcatcacagtaaatgctgtacaGCCACTGCTGATGTCGGATTGACCACATAAAGCCTTTTAGGCATAAGGTGGAAGCTCCACCACGTCACTGCCTATATCTTTCCAGACTCATCAGATATGCCTAATACCCACCCGATCTGTAAACACTGAAGGGTTAGGAGGGCTAAGGGGAAGTGGTTCTACacctgctttgcttgctgtttggggttttaggctgggtttctgtacagcactttgagatatcagctgatgtaagaagggctatataaatacatttgatttggtagGGAGAAAATTCAGCCCAGCTGTCAGTTTCCTCTCAACACCCACCTGGCCTCGTTGACCATGTGCGTATCCCCGGTGCAGGTGAAGTCCTCAATGTAGGCGCCTGCCGTGCAGTTGATCAGCTCCCAGTCAGGCTTGCACACGTCCAGGAAGTGAGGTCGCAGCCGACCAATCGAATACTTGGCGATGTCAGTGAGCGATTGGCTCATGGCAGCCCCGAACACGAAGGTGCCGATGGCTTTGTAAACACTGGCCACATACATGTTGCTGAAAGAGGACTTTGATTTGATGCGCTTTAGATAGACTGAAAGGCACTCTCCAAAGACCATCtgtgaggaagggaggagaggaagtagaGAGTAGAGGTTAGATCACTTACTCATCCCGCACAGCTTAGAGTTACAAATATGTGCACATTAGTATTGTAATTCAAGTCAAAAGTCACAAAAATTACAGGTATTTTTAGAAGAATGTCCATCTGAGTGAATATATTATAAAGGCCTAACAAGGATGTCCAcggagaaacatgtctaaagtgAAGGCCTTTTTAAAAGGGGAAATATCACAATGCAGATTGAGACCATGTTGAGTGCAACACACGTGTCATTTAAACATTGTGGGCGGTTGGTGAAATGGGTCTTTTTAATGTCAAATAGTGTGACAACTTTCTGACTCACACCTCTCTACCACACTGTGACAATGGACCTGAAAGCATAAGCAGTTATCTGGGAGTGTATTTGCGTTCCCCTATCTGGAAATAAGCCTACAACATTAACATATGcttactactgtactctacactCTCCCGAGGTGGGCGTTGACCTGATAACGGTTGACTGTTCAACTGTTTAAACATCAAGGGGAATTACCACCATGACACAGATACCATCAAGTCATAACGTGAAAGCCTTTGTGTGTTAAGGAATGGTCGAGGAACTGTCTTGAGGATAGAGGGAGTCCCCAACTTTCATTCATGACCTATAAAAATGAGTTGCATCCTGTGTGAGGGTTTCTACTTGCCGAGTACAattacactgactgactggaaatGTATGGGATGTGAACCTTTTTGTCTTTTCCCATCAATTATAATGCAGAAGTTTCCTGTTTGATGTCAATTTAATGGAACTAAAAAGCTTTTTGATTTTGAATGCTGCAAAAGAAGGACTTAATAAGTAAGATTTGATAACAGCCACAACGCTCCTAGAGTGCCTCATTTAGGCATTTTACTGGTATCTATctggcccatattcacaaagtcTCAGAGTAGGACTGATGATAGGATCAGTTGTCTTTTAGACTaggggttcccaaaccttttcacTCGGGGGGGCCTCCCTTCCGGCATTGGAGAACATCTAGCACGCGtcatgtctatttctatgggcccAAGCATTGTTCATGACAGAAacttcacacccctcttgttggtggagagaattttgcaggtttaaaacttatttcctgcaattctacacattttgtcatggggtgcaaagaaaatgttgccgttttaaagcagattttcttgcaattctatacatgttgccatgtctaatgtgtattcatgtgatactTGAGTGACAAAAGAATTACAACAATATCTATGGGCTAAACCGCCCCCAGGAAAAAACATTAGTTGactaaggtatgcaatgactaacACTAgccaatttcgaaattgcaccttgtgcatttaTATGATtccataacacatatggaatcatgtactaaccaaaaaagtattaaatcaaaatatatattctaACACAGCTttaaacactcttggcattctctcaaccagcttcatgaggaatgcttttccaacagtcttgaaggagttcccacatatgctgagcacttgttggctgattttccttcactctgcggtccaactcatcccaaaccatctcaattgggttgaggtcaggtgattgtggaggccaggtcatctgatgaagcactccatcactctccttcttagtcaaatagcccttacacagcctggaggtatgttttgggttattgtcctgttgaaaaacaaattatagtcccactaagcacaaaccagatgggatggcgtatcgctgcagaacgctggttaagtgcgccttgaattcaaaataaatcactgacagtgtcaccagcaaagcctcaaaagggctttattacagacagaaatactaatCTGCACTCTGCCCCCCCTCTgaagatcccgcaggtgaagaagctggatgtggaggtcaccCCTGCCGGATGTGCGCCACCCATGCCGACCCCTCGTGCCCCCCGTAAGGGGCACTCCccccagtttgggaaccactgttttaGACCATGATGACAGGAgggacttgatcctagatcagcactcctactctgagatgctttgtgaatacaggcctcTGTGCTTTGAGTTTAATATCGAGAAACTCTCTTGGAAATGTactaacatgctgactagatTTTGATTTTGTCCGTTCACACCAAACGCAAATCAGGACAAGCAGGTTGAAATATAAAAACTaattctgaaccaactatattaatttggggacaggtcgaaacacatgaaacattcatggacatttagctaacTAGTTTACTGTTGCtacctaatttgtcctgggatataaacatttggttgttattttacctgaaatgcacaaggtcctttttCCTGGATCTTTGTAGAATATTTTTACTgccaacaattaatccacagataaaaaaaggggaaacctagttagtttctaaTTATTTATCTTCCAGTCTTCTTccgtggactttatatggcggttggcaaccaactttgactggagtgtggacctcagttcatctttcaatcacccacgtgggtatatgctcctaaaaaccaatgaggagacggGAGAGGCGGGACTTATAAAACCAAGTTCtcttttagcgcctggctacgcataCGCTCgcgagcagtttggatgaaatgattgaataacatgtgtaaatgtattttgcaaagcTCGCGCGGGCAGTGTGCTCAGCATGTTACACAGTCAGAACACTGGCCCAGAGTCAAGCGATATCTCgggaaggcagagggagggacagTCTGGCCATTCCTATTGTATCGTTCAGACAGAGACTGAGTAGACTTATGGAGAGGTCTTTGTTACGGGGACTTTAACGGTCAACTGCCATGGTCTGATACGTTTGTGATCTAAGGGTACATAGAGAAGCAACTAGCAAGAGTTGGGGATTTgtttgctttttcagttctgaagTGACACTTTGAGCatctctaaaatatgcagttcaATTTACAAATCAGTTTATTTGTTTGCTTGCTTTTGCAAGGAGGAGCATGGTgctccatttatttattttcacacagacagtgtgagaATGTGATTAATGAAGCCAAGAAGTTAAACTATATACACATCAttgctacagtgatgtatgtaTAGCATAAATTAATGACAAGCGCTAAGACTGGGAAAGGAAGAGAAAGATAAGTTATCTAGTGAACATAAAAACAGGTGCACTTACAGTGAGCACTATGATGGGTATCATAACGCCACCTAACAACTGATAGGATATGGTGTCTTCTTTAAGAGGGTACTTGATTGAATCATCGTTACAGAAAAATCCACGCTTGAAGGGATTGTGTAGCGGTGTGAGTATTGCGAATGGGAGTCCAGCTAGCAAAAAAGCAAAATTAGAGAAAACAGAACAAGAGAAATCGGTTAGGAGAGTAGGCTCTAAACAGCCTCCATATAAAGTCAATGCACAGTGCACGCCTGTctaaaggcgtccgcatgcttcccagccgaaacagttcggTAGAGTTTTTGCATATATTATGgcaacattttgtgacgtttttgttcgttttggacttcagtgagtttttattattattattttttggagCCGAAGTATACGCCCCCTTCATCagcgattggtcaacagtagggattcttcaagaAAGTCTGTCATTCAACGAGGCATGACTCATTTTTATGCACATTCTTTTAAAATGAagaatactgcaccaaacatcttggTTAGatgggttcagttggtagagcaaggcGATTGcgtcgccagggttgtgggttcgattcgcaTGGGGGATTAGTAtgggaaaatgtatgcactcactactgtaagttgcacTGGATAAaatcgtctgctaaattacataaATATCTAATATCTCTTCGGCATAAATGtcaattaatgacagatttcttgagttagatTAATTCTGAGTATGCGAGCACTCTCGTTCGGTTCGGCTAGGCTCCAGccaaactgaagcatgctgacgccttaagACTGACAGGAAGAGAACATTCAGAGAGGAAAGTCAACACATATCCAAGTAGATATTTAAACATCGCAGGCTGTCAGGAACATAAGGAATGAAAAGTTTAAAACATTGTGGTTAGAGAGTTGTCATGGCAACAGCCCCTACTCACTCCCATGGTAAAGAGATGGTGTTAATGGAAGAACAAACAAACGCCCAAATTATTCCTCTGCACTGATTCACAGCCTCAACTTTCACAGCCGTTTCGTGCTTGAGTGCAGTGGACTGGACACGCAATATGACAAGTAGTTGACCATTCCACAACAACTCCCAATAGTGCTtgttctctcttcatctccctctctgggTTCATTTAAGGGCACAGCAGGTCATCCTTTTGGAAGTGGAATCATTAGGAGGAAGGATGTTTGACCTGCCTTTCTACATTTATCacaaaccatttttttttaaatcatccgTTTGAGAcctttttagacctatacatgccTCCTATAAAAAATAACTTAGGATCTGTGAATCGTACAAGATACAGACAATATAttggtgtcattatactccttatagtgtGCCCTATAGAGTACTTCTAGATTCTGAAATACACATATttcaacataaaaaaaatattcatatGAAAATCTCAAAATTACCCTTTTTGGCTTTGTTCATTTTAAGATATCTTGTTTGGAACAATATACTCTACAAGTGCATAACATTTCCAGAGGGGGCTCTCTGCTAATTCTGAAGTTCTGATACATTTTAGGAGCACCACCAACACCGTGAATGTTAAATGGATTTAAACGGGCGCTCCCTCTGCTTGTGATTTGCAGAATGTGCAATCCTaaaggagggctgtgattggttaatgaCCTATAACGTCAATTTCTATGTATAAAATGGGTCATATCATTAAAAGTACcagagagcccactctggaaatgtGATGTGTTTGAAGAGTATATTGTTTCAAACAATATGTCTAAACATAAGCAAAATCAAAAATAGTATTCGAgatatttaaaatgttttaatgttGAATAAATTAAATGTTAGAATTGGCATTTCAGAATCAAGACATACTCCATAAGTTGACGCACACGATAAGGtgtataatgacaccaagatgttgtctgtatcatgtagggtTCACAGATCATAGtgtcttacaggaggcatgtataggtcaacaacaaaaaaaagggcCTATtatggccactttcatcatgattttccccactttcatcatgattttatcAAAACATGTTGTGATATAAATGtttaaaaagcatgtcaaacattCCTCCCAATGAAGTTCCTATGTGAGAATtgacagaacaatctgagatacaaAAAGATTTTCCGCTCCGCTGGCGATGAATCGCCCAAGTAACTCAGAGGAATGCTGTAACTGAGGAAGATTCACCTGGTTTCAATGTTAGTTACATAACAAACTTTACAATAGAGTttcacactacatacagtagggaAACTGTATTTGCTTCAAACGTGCTGTGGAAGaagtttttatttcacctttatatatACAGGTAAGTCAATTAAGAAAATGTTTTAGTAGTTAGTAATAAACACAAAACCGTAAAATCCCACACTGCTAGCTCTACAACACACATTGACCCAAAGAAAGTAGGAACTGGACATGTAGAAAGCCCCCCAAAATAGTTGAAGTTAATTCACATTGGTATGCAAATACTCTCCACGACTGATCTAAGAGGTTGTATTTCTGGATGTTATCATAGTCCGATCATGCTGTTGTCATCACAAAGGACCCCAGAACAGTCTGGCTGTCAAGGACTGAGAGGAGAAACTGGTCCAACACAGAGTCACGTGACAGATTCACTCTCGCTTTACAGACCCACTGTTCCTTAGAGCGAAAGCTGCATTGTGAAGCACCACAGTTTGAAAAATGTTGCCAcgtgatgtgtatatatataaataaatcagTGTAAACCATAAATAGTCTTGTCCAGGGGACTGGAGTGGAGATAGAAGCAGTGAAACTTATGTATGGGACTCCAGTAGATTATGACAGATTAAGTATAGGTAATGGCAAAAAAAAGTCTAGAGTGTGTGTACACTTTTTACTATACCTGTGAGTACCAGATGTTCTCACAAGCATAGAAAACCAACAAAAATTCAGAGAAGTCAGGGCATTTTGCCGGTCCTCAATTGTAAAAAGGCTATTAAATAGCCTTTTAGGAGTTAGGGTaatggaaaataggattttgaacggGAATCAATTGTTGGTCCTCAAAAAGTCGTCACAAGTATAGTGAGacatagttgtgtgtgtgtgtttatatatataaacatcctgAAATCAGAGTGTTCCAGGAAAGTGTTCCAGTTATTTTTGGACAGAGAAAGTAGACAGTGTTTGTTCCAAAGCCTATCAACAGGATCCTCAAGTTTTAATAACATCTCTACATCCAACGCTCAATAACAAACATGTTGAAATTCTTCTAAATCTAATTTCTGTGTTAGCAGATAAACCTTAGGATCAATTATGTTTGCTATTGCCAAAGTTGGAAAAAGT of Salmo salar chromosome ssa01, Ssal_v3.1, whole genome shotgun sequence contains these proteins:
- the LOC106561845 gene encoding phospholipid phosphatase 1 isoform X2 is translated as MFETRGIPFILLDIACLIIAGLPFAILTPLHNPFKRGFFCNDDSIKYPLKEDTISYQLLGGVMIPIIVLTMVFGECLSVYLKRIKSKSSFSNMYVASVYKAIGTFVFGAAMSQSLTDIAKYSIGRLRPHFLDVCKPDWELINCTAGAYIEDFTCTGDTHMVNEARLSFYSGHSSFSMYCMLFLALYIQARLQAEWARLLRPTLQFFLIAASVYTGLSRVSDYKHHWSDVLAGLIQGALVAILVVFFVSDFFKKRVEPQEDVEIPHTSLQETPTNGNHYDSSPN